Below is a genomic region from Gadus morhua chromosome 4, gadMor3.0, whole genome shotgun sequence.
taatgtttattttcttgtcttctgattctttttTACAGTATGGAAGCGGAGATTTGGGGGTACCTGGTCAGGCCTTGGTCAGCCtacaaatcccagatgtggagactgcagggatacctcacagagaggacactaaagagccatctctcattcatcgagtggactcattggtttgcgaatgaccacaaagatgctcccatgggcagattgctgcatggcatttgccacttattcaaattgtagaggttgaagcagtcttcattgtggtcacttgccataacactgtcatgtgttttaacaaaacaacatcagtaacatttaaattgagttgatgtgggaggctcttttttttgtccgatcttttcagtgttcagtgcctgtttttgagatatgcattgtttgaaagataagcctttgattttgtttaattttaatatgcctttcatcaacagtggtttgggatTTTATAACAACAGTTAAaatgcttaactactggtgagcgacgttgcagaacatatatggtacaagtttgtgttgattgcatggaataACCAGTTATAACTTATATGAttagagcctggtaataccatggaaacaaacaaggcttccttttacactacagtttcagcttacttagtgggtaaattgtcatgttttatttagtaacgtcgcagaacaaacatggtacaagtttgtgttgactgcatggaaaagggaataatgtattacaaattatatggtatgaacctggtaataccatggaaacaaacaaggcttccttttacagtacagtttcagcttacttactgggtaaattgtcgtgttttacttggtaacgtcgcagaacggacattgtacaagtttgtgttgactgcatggacaatggaatgtatccattataaattatatggtaaaaacctggtaataccatggaaacaaacggcttcgtacccagtagttaagatgtaccatgacactagaggaaaactgctCCTGctgaggttgttaccaggtaagtaattccatagtggtaaatcgaataaaccctttctaaatgggtgtagctatgaataataactaagaataagtaatttattggaaagtactctgctaatttctagatagtacataattaaacttgggctgttaccaacataaaccttggataactacaattgtaacttgaatcaataggtgtttctaagaattggtcgcctaatttcctaggaagtacacaatatcagagttattaccaacctaaaacagttacaactacccgttacttagttgagttgatgggtaatagtggaggttttactcagtacttcagctgtaattcctctgtatttaccttcttattaccagtggtaattacacggTAATAcgctataatttaccggataattcctctgtatttaccttcttattaccagtggtaattacccagtgatacactatgatttaccgggtaactacctctgtatttaccttcttattaccagtggtaattacccagtaatacactatgatttagcatgtatgtaccgggtaaatacctagtaattaggggactgtaaaaggaagggttaccaattAGGGAGTTGTCAGTCACCAAAGCCTCCAACATCACTGGTTGTGACCTTCCATCAATCCACTCTCTGTATCTTGAACGCAGCTTGAACCGAGCAAACAAGATCATCAGGGACACCTCACATCCGAGCCATGATCTCTTCCAACTTCGGCCCTCTGGAAGACGCTATAGATCTCTGAAGACTGGAATGACAAGCTTCAACAacagtagggatgggaatcgagaaccggttcttgttcagaaccggttccgagtcaaccgattccttggaatcattagcaagcctgcttaacgattccgcttatcggttccggtcgcggcaaatgcgtcgTGACGTCACACACATGCTGCTTTGATTTagttcagaacgcagcaaacatgtcgccgccgaggaagaatcgcattgtgcgttcacaccaaacgcgacggggcgacaagatcccatacaaagtgaacgtagagacgcgtataaGGGCGAATTTTCGCgggagaaaaccggcgacaagtttttgtcgtgatgacagccaatcagcgttcaacagagtgataactgagtgacatgtgtaacgtaacagccaatcagcgttcagccgtcaaactcagtgcagtgcagtccggggtgaactgcggcatggaggagaaagtgattgttgcagtttgcgtctcccggagctctatatataatagtatataatatattataattgtatagataatatcacggccaacagtTCTGTCACCCCGCGGATGGCCGTACCGTGGgcagctctcatagggattgggcttctcggggtttgtttacgggcattgctatggtttccggtcttgtgtcagttgaattttgttacaagttgaatgcaaatgagcactgtaAGGCACAAGCCCTTACTTGGCTGTTTTCAGTctctgtttttagttttatggtacataatgatggcatttgggcttaaaaagccaaacatatattatttcgtctagactaattgatttgaaaatgtacaatttcctaatactagaagcacttctgatcagatattaaagagatttaatacaaacaaacacatttatacttattttctcacccaatgagaatcgataaggaatcgtgaaattcttatcaattcccatccctaaaCAACAGCTTCTACCCTTCAGCAATTAGACTGCTGAACTCCTGAAGATTTGCAACTCTACTAATATATTTACTTGAATTTATCCCctcccgctgtgtgtgtgtgtgtgtgtgtgtgtgtgtgtgtgtgtgtgtgtgtgtgtgtgtgtgtgtgtgtgattggttcTGTGTGCTATGTGTGTAGGACCCTTCAAGCCttagagagagtttgtgtgtctgcatagtTTTGATATTGAGAtgtttatttgcttgtgtgtttgcttgtgtgtttccatccatgtgtgcgtgtgtttgtgtatgtgtctgcgtgtctgtgtgtgtgtgaatgcacatgcaaatggttgcgtgtgtgtgtgtgtgtgtgtgtaagtgagtggctgtgtgtgtatgcttccACGGTGGCAGGGTGATAGTGAAATATGAGCCGCGAGACGAGGTGACTGGTGCTGATCGCTGACAGCATAATCAAGATTTACTTGActgctgtatgtgtttgtgtgtgtgtgtgtatgtgtgtgtgtgtgtgtgtgtgtgtgtgtgtgtgtgtgtgtgtgtgtgtggttgtgtgtgtgtgtgcgtctgtgagtgtgtctctgagAAATATCTGCTGCATCACAGACGCACATTTCTTTAAAACGTTGAGGGCGATCCAAACTCACAGTCTTCTGGTtaagccatcacacacacacacacacacacacacacacacacacacacacacacacacacacacacacacacattgacccacatttacaaacacacacacacacacacacacacacacacacacacacacacacacacacacacacacacacacacacacacactctaatatTAGATTGCattaaccacacaaacacattatatccttcagacactctctctcacatgcacaggcacatgcactcaagcatgcacacacacacacacacacacacacacacacacacacacacacacacacacacacacacacacacacacacatacacacatttagatATGCATGTCTATGAGGACCATATTTATTAGGACCATATGGGCCAGACTGTGGGTGACATGACTCATCATTTCACTCACTTTCCCAACCACATCTCTGGTTAAAACTTAATTTaggaacactgtgtgtgtgtgtgtgtgtgtgtgtgtgtgtgtgtgtttgtgtttgtgtgtgtgtgtgtgtgtgtgtgtgtgtgtgcgtgtgtgtgtgtctgtttgtgtatatgtttgtgtgtgttaagtaaGCTCTGTGTGTCAGGCTCCATACAGCACAATGATCAGATGAATGCTGGAGGTTTATGGGAAAGGAGATGCTAGAGAGTGATTCAGTCATCACGGTAGTAGGCTGCGTGCagccaacccggtatcacgtaaaatagatacgttggtccaccTCACAAAGCGTGTTAGTGTCACATTTTGCCTGACCAAAGAGTAAAGACTACACGCTTTCTTCCACCCATCTAAATtaatggaggaatagcaccaacagggggcgagacGTTCTCCCAGCATTTGGTGATATGGTTAcatagcttatattaatctttattatctgaatgggaaatgcaatattttaggatagattcaccattaaacatgtttctaacaacatttctagcgagaaacatacattttacttgcataatcttcagtcagtgaatgtgtctgatctttagtttgatagttattaggaagattttatggTCTCTCTAGCATGTTTCAacaacgtcaggttgctagggacgcgacgatctagttgtgggccagcagaggctgaCATTTAAACTGAATTTGGCCTGTAAACCACTGCCTGATATGCTGAACGTATAGCCTAGTTTTTAAGTTATAAATATTTTGATATTGTCTGGAAgcacactgaacactgaagtgGATTTTCAATGGTCAGaaacagatcttgttataatgataattgaataaaagctatggtctacttataatattatacctaaataaatgaatattcatatatatacgGTAGATTTTTTCTAAAAGGTGGGCTGCACAGTGCACACCCTAGTTATGGATTCGCCTTAAACCCAGTCTAACACGAGTATTTTACAATAACGTCTCTAAACATGTGGCATACCTGTGTTTTTGCTTGttacgtcactctgagagatgcgCATGGACTGATTTCAGTGACACAGCCtataacctatttgtgaaagcaaaacacaaagCCCATTGATTTAACGCGGctgggttatttgaaacaattaattaagtCAATTaatcatgtgtgagaggtcattcctcttCCTGAGTGTGCTTCCTATGTATGTCTAGTGTatccctactgtccacaagcaccccccccctccccatatggatatggagaattgttgctACGTccaagtggtggtggtgtcatatatatgaaagagggcattcaaatatactacaatgatcaattaggaggccgaagccctaaaggaagtgatctaataggtgactgagtcgaggacATTAACAAGCATGCTATAGAGCTTGGGTCGttttatatcaaagggggtctctaAGGATGCATAGGATTATCAACTTGgggggctccagccctacaagaagcgactcagcaagtgcttttggcctgaagttctgcCCAGACCTagaccctagccatccaacatgcatatctgagggGGGTCTGAGGTTTTTGGTTAGGGCTAGGGCCGGCTTTTTTCCAGAGACCCACAATTTTCACAGAGTAATCCCAAGATGCACCCTGGTTGAAGGTCTAATGGACAAGTTTCTATCACTTGTCAACTAATTTAGATTAATTTCTAGCAACGGCATTTCAATGGAGCATTTGATGATGCTCTGTGAGCCTTtcttgtagggctggagcccccAAGTTGATAATCGTATGAGACCTTTGAGACCACCTTTGATATAAAAGAgactatgggccctatcttgcatccggcgcaagtgacttagtcactggcgcatgtgtcgttgctagtttacaactggcgcagagcgttcttttcccaccaccgccactcgccggtaaattagggattgatcatgcgccccaaggggcggttcggcggaaggaggaggcgtgttctggcgcaaactgtattttgccgtttctgaataccattgcgcttatgaccaggaaatacctggtttaaagtcagtggcgcgttgttcagatgctattttaagggcgcatacatacatgcgcatgcgatgcatacggattgcttgtgcacctcgcgcatacactttgcttctcccatctacctagccgcacattcttggtaaattatttgggaaagaacagctgatgcagcggtaataagttgtacttttaaatcaatgcatctgcaaacaccgtacagcaaacacatattttcttgacagagacatcgtgtaggcctacatgcccataacttttaggattgatgagtatttgatcgtgaaaaacattgttttaccgcgagtgagtgttaagaagaatgaatgaatgcgggcgcgcgtgtgtgctctgtttaaacacacgcaaactaaacacgtaacgcataatacaatcaatggcaatgtctattaccgcggggacacatgcatattaggatagcatacaatactgataagaaacaatgtttataattaGTGTTGCACCGATGCCATTTTTTAgctccgataccgataccgatacctGGCTGTGCAAtattggccgataccgataccataCCGATACCACTCTGTTTGaaattgaggtgtgtgtgtgtgtatatatgaagAGCTGCATACTACTTGGATGTAAAATCATTGCCATCATGGCTTTGTCAAGCTGCTGCCTACCTTTGTGAAGCAGGAAGACTAATACAAAGTGAATCCAGTAGAACTTTTTATTGCCTACCTGGTATGGGTGACAACAATAGCTGAATAAACTTTTGGCTTTCAAAGGCCAACATAGTGCAACATTCATGAAATTAGAACATGTATAATAGAAGTGAACAGTGCAACAGTGCAACAGTAAGAAAGTAAAATACATTaaaattacattacattaaaaaTACATTACAAACTCTTAAAAACCCAGAGTTTTGGCTCTCAAATGCCAAAATAGTGCAACTTTCATAAAATTATAACATAATACTAGTGTATAAAACTAGTGCAACAGTAAGAAGTAGAACGTTAAATTGTATTAAAATAGGAAATAATATACATATGAGGTACATTTGAGAGATAGCTGTGTAACTGTGTTGCTGGCCCCACCTTGTTCAGCAGCATGCTCTTGCAGGAATTCCTCATACAGCCCCTTAAAGCAGCTGCTTGTGTTGGGCTCTGCTGTCATCCGTGGGGTCTTACTGGCTGGGTCTGCTGCCTCGGTGGTGGTTGTCTGCAGTGATTTTCTCCACCTCTTTGGTCAGTGCACTTCTTGCAAGCTTGCTGCTCTCTGCACTTGTGAAGTATCTGCAGTAACAAAGTAAACAGAATGGCATAATATAGCTATATTAGTTATTTAGCACTGCATTTAattacacactaacacaagATGTTTAAACTTTACACTATACAGCTCACAATTAAAGTAACATACCTGTCTTTGTAACGTGGGTCCAATATGGTTGAAACAGAGTACAAGGGCTCCGCCTCAACGGTCTGGAATCTTGTGCCCATAGCTGCTAGAAGTGTCGCCTTCATTGTTTTTATCCCGCTGTCCTCTGTGGTCTGTTTGGCCAACAGACGCTTCAGGACGATGACTGAGGGGATGACctctgaggtggtggaggtggcgaaGCTGATCTGTTTTGTGATCTCTTCAAATGGAGCCAGAAGAGTGTTGATTTTCTCCAGCAAGGTCCAGTCACTTGCTGTCAGTGTTGCTGGGAGCTGGTGGTCTGCAGCATAGAGTGAGATGGCACTCTTTTGCTCCAGCAGGCTCGCAGTCATATAAAAGGTGCTGTTCCAGCGGGTGGGAACATCTTGGATCAGACGTTTGACTGGCATTC
It encodes:
- the LOC115541705 gene encoding zinc finger BED domain-containing protein 4-like, whose amino-acid sequence is MKKAMRDLGVSSLGCFSHMIQLVVHDGLLSQRSVSDALASGRKIIGHFKHSPLATSRLETVQTGLGMPVKRLIQDVPTRWNSTFYMTASLLEQKSAISLYAADHQLPATLTASDWTLLEKINTLLAPFEEITKQISFATSTTSEVIPSVIVLKRLLAKQTTEDSGIKTMKATLLAAMGTRFQTVEAEPLYSVSTILDPRYKDRYFTSAESSKLARSALTKEVEKITADNHHRGSRPSQ